In Flavobacterium gelatinilyticum, a genomic segment contains:
- a CDS encoding ligand-binding sensor domain-containing protein, whose amino-acid sequence MIVLILSCNQNQPKNNNEHIESTNGTVRLKYTTGVRSILEDSKGNIWFGSYQEGVCLLQNGKLQYFTIENGLSQNQVRNIYEDKNGIIWFECGTGISSYDGNKMAKFTKRNYTAKKNWKRNKNSIWFKGNEREGYNKFEGDPGVYEYDGKELSYRTFPVKTIAGKENQYSVSTAFVRGKNAIWFGTYGAVIGYNGKDFKIINNETLGLDGKTAYFHARSIMEDTKGNIWIANNGLGVLKFDGEKVINFTKQQRLNKKDTKGNSLEKVFSIGEDKSGNIWFGTVGSGVWRYDGKSVKNFTKEDGLESQHIWTIYKSKIGELWFGGANPSGVYRFNGVSFERIY is encoded by the coding sequence TTGATTGTTTTAATACTCTCTTGCAATCAAAATCAGCCTAAAAATAACAATGAGCATATCGAAAGTACAAATGGTACCGTAAGGCTGAAATACACTACCGGCGTTCGTTCTATTTTAGAGGACAGCAAAGGAAATATTTGGTTTGGAAGTTATCAGGAAGGAGTTTGTCTGCTTCAAAATGGAAAATTGCAATATTTTACCATAGAAAACGGGTTAAGCCAAAATCAGGTTCGAAATATTTATGAAGATAAAAATGGTATAATCTGGTTTGAATGCGGAACAGGGATCAGCAGCTACGACGGAAACAAAATGGCAAAGTTTACCAAAAGAAATTATACGGCAAAAAAAAATTGGAAACGAAACAAAAACAGTATTTGGTTTAAAGGCAATGAAAGAGAAGGTTATAATAAGTTTGAAGGAGATCCGGGAGTATATGAATATGACGGAAAAGAACTTTCGTATCGCACGTTTCCCGTAAAAACAATAGCGGGAAAGGAGAATCAGTATTCCGTTTCAACAGCTTTTGTTAGAGGCAAGAATGCAATTTGGTTCGGAACTTACGGTGCTGTAATTGGCTACAATGGTAAGGATTTTAAAATAATAAACAATGAAACTTTAGGTTTGGATGGTAAAACTGCATATTTTCACGCCCGCAGTATCATGGAAGACACCAAAGGAAATATTTGGATTGCCAATAATGGACTTGGCGTTTTAAAATTTGACGGAGAAAAAGTAATCAATTTTACAAAACAGCAAAGACTAAACAAGAAAGATACCAAAGGAAATTCTCTTGAAAAAGTCTTTTCTATTGGAGAAGATAAATCAGGAAATATCTGGTTTGGAACCGTGGGATCTGGTGTTTGGAGATATGACGGCAAATCTGTAAAAAATTTCACGAAAGAAGACGGGCTCGAAAGTCAGCATATCTGGACTATTTACAAAAGCAAAATAGGCGAACTATGGTTTGGAGGAGCAAATCCGAGCGGGGTTTATCGATTCAATGGCGTTTCTTTTGAAAGAATATATTAA
- a CDS encoding DUF2268 domain-containing putative Zn-dependent protease (predicted Zn-dependent protease with a strongly conserved HExxH motif) yields MKLNPIYTILLLVFSTFIFGQSNFSDNPLDAVFETRDSKNFWEAFDKMDKSKQNPFIEYMQKGSQGVKGFTENRIINADSLFNVVKKRKADYELSRNVLDGLSSKKKRIVAIYSALKYWYPNAKFPPVYFVYGRFNSGGTSSPDGVIIGIEMLQNLDGISGLIAHELIHYQQKITGKDMLLKWCLLEGGADFIGELTSGESINQFSYKYGDQNLDKLGPEFVTKLKSTDHQDWLYGTSKKDDRPNDLGYWIGYKITESYFNKQKDKQKAIEEILNIKDPLQFLKQSGFLDIYIKEYQKSGKESFDAFFKY; encoded by the coding sequence ATGAAGTTAAACCCAATTTATACAATACTTTTGCTTGTATTTTCTACTTTTATTTTTGGACAAAGCAATTTCTCTGACAATCCTTTAGACGCAGTTTTTGAAACAAGAGATTCAAAAAATTTCTGGGAAGCATTTGATAAAATGGATAAATCAAAACAAAATCCATTTATTGAATATATGCAAAAAGGCTCTCAAGGTGTTAAAGGATTTACTGAAAATAGAATTATCAACGCAGATTCGCTTTTTAATGTTGTAAAGAAAAGAAAAGCAGATTATGAACTTTCAAGAAATGTTCTTGATGGTCTTTCTTCTAAGAAAAAGAGAATAGTAGCAATTTATAGTGCGCTAAAATATTGGTATCCAAATGCTAAATTCCCTCCGGTTTATTTTGTTTACGGCCGATTTAATTCGGGCGGAACTTCTTCTCCTGATGGAGTTATTATTGGAATTGAAATGCTTCAAAATCTGGATGGGATTTCCGGTTTAATTGCGCATGAGCTTATCCACTATCAGCAAAAAATAACAGGGAAAGATATGTTGTTGAAGTGGTGCCTGCTTGAAGGAGGTGCAGATTTTATAGGTGAACTTACTTCAGGAGAATCAATAAATCAGTTTTCATATAAATATGGAGATCAAAATCTGGATAAATTAGGTCCGGAATTTGTGACGAAATTAAAAAGTACTGATCATCAGGATTGGTTATATGGAACCTCTAAAAAAGACGACAGGCCAAATGATTTGGGATATTGGATTGGCTATAAAATAACCGAATCGTATTTTAATAAACAGAAAGACAAACAAAAAGCAATTGAAGAAATACTAAATATAAAAGATCCTTTGCAATTTTTAAAACAAAGCGGTTTTTTGGATATCTATATCAAAGAATATCAAAAATCAGGAAAAGAGAGTTTTGATGCGTTTTTTAAATACTAA
- a CDS encoding VOC family protein: protein METKMIWANLVSHDLQRTIKFYTDLGFKQNGKETEELVSFVFGESNFVINFFVPVRLEYALRGKLLKTAGENEIIFSLSAKTREEVDLWHEKVKAIGGTIFAEPENFEAGYTFGFTDPDGHKFNFLYWPGM from the coding sequence ATGGAAACTAAAATGATATGGGCAAATCTGGTTTCGCATGATTTGCAGCGAACAATCAAATTCTATACTGATTTGGGTTTTAAACAAAACGGCAAAGAGACTGAAGAACTGGTGAGTTTTGTATTTGGAGAAAGTAATTTTGTAATTAACTTTTTTGTCCCTGTAAGATTAGAATATGCTTTGAGAGGAAAATTATTGAAGACTGCTGGAGAAAATGAAATTATATTCTCATTATCAGCAAAGACCAGGGAAGAAGTAGACCTTTGGCACGAAAAAGTGAAAGCTATAGGCGGTACGATTTTCGCAGAACCCGAAAATTTCGAAGCTGGTTATACCTTTGGTTTTACGGATCCTGATGGTCATAAATTTAACTTTCTGTACTGGCCGGGAATGTAA
- a CDS encoding acyltransferase family protein: MTTKSQNPAENQHTKQHFEILDGLRGIAALAVVVFHFMEWIFTDPSQNFIGHGFLAVDFFFCLSGFVIGYAYDDRIANMGLRKFFTARIIRLHPLVIAGSFLGLFAFLFDPFGGNLEMYSAGKIILAFICSLFMIPLPVIEDRGFNLFSFNAPAWSLFWEYIANIVYALILYKIRRNLLLILTILSAFAICYVGYNSGNLLGGWSGPTFWDGFARISYSFLAGLLIYRSNWIIKNKLGFAGLSALLLLAFIMPFSEWNWISEPLVILFYFPLLIALGAGSVLKSGLKKVCVFSGNISYPLYMTHYAVLWMFGNYYINYKPDIAELTLIVITSVVLLIGFAYLVMTVYDIPIRKYLSSKWNAKRSIFFSRV; the protein is encoded by the coding sequence TTGACTACTAAAAGCCAAAACCCAGCAGAAAATCAGCACACCAAGCAGCATTTTGAAATACTTGACGGATTAAGAGGAATCGCAGCGCTTGCTGTGGTTGTCTTTCATTTTATGGAATGGATTTTTACAGATCCGAGCCAGAATTTTATAGGTCACGGATTTCTTGCGGTTGATTTTTTCTTCTGTCTTTCCGGTTTTGTAATTGGATATGCCTACGATGACCGAATTGCCAATATGGGGCTTCGTAAATTCTTTACAGCCAGAATTATAAGACTTCATCCTCTGGTGATTGCAGGATCATTTCTGGGATTGTTTGCTTTTTTGTTTGATCCTTTTGGCGGCAATTTAGAAATGTACAGCGCCGGCAAGATCATTTTAGCATTTATTTGTTCGTTATTCATGATTCCGCTGCCTGTTATAGAAGATCGCGGCTTTAATCTTTTCAGTTTCAATGCGCCGGCCTGGTCATTGTTTTGGGAATATATTGCCAATATTGTGTATGCCTTGATACTTTATAAAATCAGACGCAACCTTCTGCTTATCCTGACCATACTTTCGGCTTTTGCAATTTGTTACGTTGGTTATAATTCGGGCAATTTATTAGGCGGCTGGAGCGGACCTACTTTCTGGGATGGTTTTGCACGTATTTCGTATTCTTTTCTGGCCGGATTGCTTATTTACCGCTCAAACTGGATTATCAAAAATAAATTAGGATTTGCGGGACTTTCAGCCTTATTACTTCTGGCTTTTATAATGCCATTTTCAGAATGGAACTGGATTTCAGAGCCTTTGGTTATATTATTCTATTTCCCTTTACTGATTGCTTTGGGAGCAGGTTCAGTATTAAAGTCGGGTTTGAAAAAAGTTTGTGTGTTTTCAGGAAATATCTCCTACCCTTTATATATGACACATTATGCTGTTTTATGGATGTTCGGAAATTATTATATCAACTATAAACCGGATATTGCAGAGCTTACATTAATTGTTATAACATCGGTTGTACTTCTTATTGGATTTGCCTATTTGGTAATGACAGTTTATGATATTCCGATAAGAAAATATTTAAGTAGTAAATGGAATGCCAAAAGGAGTATCTTTTTTTCGAGAGTTTGA
- a CDS encoding ABC transporter ATP-binding protein, with protein MARFKENDLPKSKITANSLNKAKTIFKYAGNHQWKFFIGLIFLLLTGATALAFPKLMGMLVDCVKNKDNGQANQIALGLIVILFLQSFFSFFRLSLFVNFTENTLANLRLALYTNLVKLPMTFFSQKRVGELNSRISADITQIQDTLTTTIAEFLRQFILIIGGVILLATESLKLTLLMLSVVPLVAIAAVVFGRFIRKYSKKVQDQVAESQVIVEETMQGISIVKAFANEWYEIARYKGKISDVVKLAIKGGQYRGYFASFIIFCLFGAIVAVVWFGVRLSIAGEMSVGQLISFVLYSTFVGASFGGIAELYAQIQKAIGATERVFELLDESPEKINSDSNKNQEKIKGNVTFNNVAFSYPTRQEIQVLKNVNFSAEFGQKIAIVGPSGAGKSTISSLLLRFYDITSGEITVDGKNIYEYDLEDLRGNMSIVPQDVILFGGTIRENIAYGKPDASDEEIMIAARQANAFNFIDGFPEKFETLVGERGVKLSGGQRQRIAIARALLKNPSILILDEATSSLDSESEKLVQEALEVLMEGRTSIIIAHRLSTIRNADKILVLDGGKISEEGTHQELINLENGIYKNLSNLQFSNS; from the coding sequence ATGGCTAGATTTAAAGAAAATGATTTACCAAAATCAAAAATAACAGCAAATTCCCTAAACAAAGCAAAAACAATATTTAAGTACGCAGGAAACCATCAATGGAAATTCTTTATTGGATTAATATTCCTGCTTCTTACCGGTGCTACTGCCCTCGCCTTTCCTAAATTAATGGGAATGCTTGTAGACTGCGTTAAAAACAAAGACAACGGCCAGGCCAATCAAATAGCGTTAGGATTAATCGTAATCCTTTTTCTGCAGTCGTTTTTCTCTTTTTTCAGATTATCATTATTTGTAAACTTTACCGAGAATACGCTCGCAAATCTTCGTTTGGCTTTATATACCAATTTAGTAAAACTGCCAATGACCTTCTTTTCGCAAAAAAGGGTTGGCGAATTGAACAGTCGTATTAGTGCTGACATTACGCAGATTCAGGACACGCTGACTACTACAATTGCCGAATTTCTGCGTCAGTTTATATTGATTATCGGAGGCGTTATATTATTAGCAACCGAAAGTTTAAAACTTACATTGTTAATGCTTTCTGTAGTACCGCTTGTTGCCATTGCAGCTGTTGTTTTTGGAAGGTTTATTAGAAAATATTCGAAGAAAGTTCAGGATCAGGTTGCAGAAAGCCAGGTAATAGTCGAAGAAACAATGCAGGGAATCAGCATTGTAAAAGCTTTTGCTAACGAATGGTACGAAATTGCACGTTATAAAGGCAAAATAAGCGATGTTGTAAAACTGGCGATCAAAGGCGGTCAATATCGTGGTTATTTTGCTTCCTTTATTATCTTCTGTCTTTTTGGTGCAATTGTAGCTGTAGTATGGTTTGGCGTGCGATTGAGTATTGCCGGAGAAATGAGCGTGGGACAATTAATCTCATTTGTATTGTATTCTACATTCGTAGGTGCTTCTTTTGGAGGAATTGCCGAATTATATGCGCAGATTCAAAAAGCAATTGGAGCAACCGAAAGGGTTTTTGAATTATTAGACGAAAGTCCCGAAAAAATCAACTCTGATTCAAATAAAAATCAGGAAAAAATCAAAGGAAATGTTACTTTTAATAATGTAGCATTCAGTTACCCGACACGTCAGGAAATTCAGGTTTTGAAAAACGTAAATTTCTCAGCCGAATTTGGTCAAAAAATTGCAATAGTGGGGCCAAGCGGTGCCGGAAAATCGACTATTTCGTCGTTGCTGCTTCGCTTTTATGATATTACATCAGGAGAAATTACGGTTGATGGTAAAAACATTTACGAATATGATCTTGAAGATCTTCGCGGTAATATGAGTATTGTTCCTCAGGATGTAATTTTGTTTGGCGGAACTATCAGGGAAAATATTGCTTATGGAAAACCGGATGCTTCTGATGAAGAAATAATGATTGCTGCAAGACAAGCCAATGCTTTTAATTTTATTGATGGTTTTCCTGAAAAATTTGAAACTTTGGTTGGAGAACGTGGTGTGAAACTCTCAGGCGGGCAGCGCCAGCGTATTGCTATTGCAAGAGCATTACTTAAGAACCCAAGTATTTTGATATTAGACGAGGCGACTTCATCTTTAGACAGTGAAAGCGAAAAACTGGTTCAGGAAGCTTTAGAAGTATTAATGGAAGGAAGAACAAGCATTATTATTGCCCACCGCCTTTCAACCATCAGAAATGCCGATAAAATATTAGTTCTGGACGGCGGAAAAATATCTGAAGAAGGAACACATCAGGAATTAATAAATCTTGAAAACGGAATCTATAAAAACCTGAGTAATCTGCAGTTCAGTAACTCATAG